In one window of Drosophila mauritiana strain mau12 chromosome X, ASM438214v1, whole genome shotgun sequence DNA:
- the LOC117148538 gene encoding serine/threonine-protein phosphatase 2A activator, protein MSTKLDYDVTDPTVQLLRASAFMQNGPVKQVRSLEDLDRWVRSQAYYDIIAYISNTSKAIQGHRLTQAFPVTEQMRRLGEIFDGLEQLIVEHTPKMEDSNLALPFGQVRSKAYRTWMRQMYQHVFSKLDEAINVNCKHINELGQYLRRSFGNANTLDFGPANELMFLFFLCGLFRAGILLAKDTVAAALMLFNRYVNVVRRLISTYGLTIAKDPACTIEDYYFLPYLWGAAQLSLNSPFSPMQCEQGKIMDSYRQDYMMLEIIDHLQKTRSGPLSRVALQLWSILSIPTWPQVYRGLNRNYVDHVLSSFGTVEQAIFCELMSFEAVVPIIPLQRAYLGTHSMVDEQENEDELEQKRGENRWELSPPVSRYVSMEPESFLGFQGSKIQNKSEDSEEERLWMMRQLVDENDPNSEMFFPDREVKGRDSLTSFAN, encoded by the coding sequence ATGAGCACCAAACTGGACTACGATGTGACCGATCCCACCGTCCAATTGCTCCGGGCATCGGCGTTCATGCAGAACGGGCCAGTGAAGCAGGTTCGCAGCCTGGAGGATCTGGACCGCTGGGTTCGCTCGCAGGCCTATTACGATATCATTGCCTACATTAGCAACACCAGCAAGGCCATCCAGGGCCATCGTTTGACGCAGGCCTTTCCGGTGACGGAGCAGATGCGTCGATTGGGCGAGATATTCGATGGGCTGGAGCAGCTGATCGTGGAGCATACACCGAAGATGGAGGACTCGAATCTGGCGTTACCGTTCGGCCAGGTCAGAAGCAAGGCCTATCGCACTTGGATGCGCCAGATGTACCAGCATGTGTTCAGCAAACTGGACGAGGCCATCAATGTGAACTGCAAGCACATCAACGAACTGGGACAGTACCTTCGCCGATCGTTTGGGAATGCGAACACCCTGGACTTTGGGCCCGCCAACGAGTTGATGTTCCTCTTCTTTCTCTGCGGCCTATTTCGCGCCGGTATCCTGCTGGCCAAGGATACGGTGGCCGCTGCACTGATGCTCTTCAATCGCTATGTGAATGTGGTAAGGCGCCTGATCAGCACCTATGGACTGACCATTGCCAAGGATCCGGCGTGCACCATCGAAGACTACTACTTTCTGCCGTATCTGTGGGGTGCGGCCCAGTTATCGCTGAATTCTCCCTTCTCGCCGATGCAGTGTGAGCAGGGGAAGATAATGGACAGTTATAGGCAGGACTACATGATGCTGGAAATCATTGACCACCTGCAGAAGACCCGCAGCGGTCCATTGAGCCGCGTGGCCCTGCAGCTGTGGAGCATCCTATCGATACCCACGTGGCCGCAGGTCTACAGGGGATTGAACCGCAACTACGTTGACCATGTGCTCTCCTCGTTCGGAACCGTGGAGCAAGCCATCTTCTGCGAACTGATGTCCTTCGAGGCGGTTGTACCGATCATTCCTCTGCAACGGGCATACTTGGGCACCCACTCAATGGTGGATGAGCAGGAGAACGAGGATGAGCTCGAGCAGAAACGTGGGGAAAATCGATGGGAGCTATCGCCACCGGTCAGCAGATATGTCAGCATGGAGCCGGAATCCTTTCTCGGCTTCCAGGGATCCAAGATTCAAAACAAATCTGAGGATAGCGAGGAGGAGCGGCTCTGGATGATGCGACAGTTGGTCGATGAGAACGATCCAAACTCCGAGATGTTTTTCCCGGATCGCGAAGTTAAAGGACGTGATTCACTCACTTCGTTCGCCAACTAA